Proteins from a genomic interval of Methanofollis formosanus:
- a CDS encoding ABC-ATPase domain-containing protein — translation MARETIQPAGRLRDILRRIDGRGYKAYKDCEGAYAFDDFTLIIDHAQGDPFAAPSRVRVRVAAKVANFPAGCFSTKTREVAFRDFLARGFAAAIDAAGQNRRGSGKSGQIAVARPGQEVLERSSVVVTAEHAVEVRFTVGLPARGRSVLGRQAEAIFFEDVPALVRPSLLYPAVDAAALDRHLEVTEDADHLRSALQDRGLVAFVADGAVLPRASGVDDRPLKGAVPFVSPPSLRVEIDLPNRGTVAGMGVPAGITLIVGGGFHGKSTLLRAIERGVYTHVPGDGREYVVADPTAVKIRAEDGRRVEQVDISPFIADLPDGRDTRAFSTENASGSTSQAANIMEALESGTRLLLIDEDTAATNMMIRDRRMQELVADDQEPITPFIDRARALYRDLGVSTVLVIGGSGDYFDIADTVVCMQAYRSEDATARAQAIAARYASERFTSPKDGFGTFMRRVPEARSIDASKGRREAKVAADGVRGIRFGVHEVDLSAVAQVVDPAQTAAIAHGMLRAKRQMNGRSTLAEVVRAVAAEVEENGLDALTSHPVGGLAAFRPFELAAALNRLRAFRAGQTR, via the coding sequence ATGGCCCGCGAGACGATACAACCGGCCGGACGGCTCAGGGACATCCTGAGACGGATCGACGGCCGCGGATACAAAGCATACAAAGACTGCGAGGGGGCCTACGCCTTCGACGACTTCACCCTCATCATCGACCACGCCCAGGGCGATCCCTTCGCCGCCCCGAGCCGCGTGCGGGTGCGGGTGGCGGCAAAGGTCGCGAACTTCCCGGCCGGGTGCTTCTCGACGAAGACCCGCGAGGTGGCCTTCAGGGACTTCCTTGCCAGGGGCTTTGCCGCGGCCATCGACGCCGCGGGCCAGAACCGCCGGGGGAGCGGGAAGAGCGGGCAGATCGCCGTCGCCCGCCCCGGCCAGGAGGTGCTGGAGCGCTCATCCGTCGTCGTCACCGCCGAGCACGCCGTCGAGGTGCGGTTCACCGTCGGCCTCCCGGCACGCGGCCGGAGCGTGCTCGGGCGGCAGGCGGAGGCGATCTTCTTCGAAGACGTCCCGGCCCTGGTGCGGCCCTCGCTCCTGTACCCCGCCGTCGACGCCGCCGCCCTCGACCGCCACCTCGAGGTGACCGAGGACGCCGACCATCTCAGGTCCGCGCTCCAGGACCGGGGCCTCGTCGCCTTCGTCGCCGACGGCGCCGTCCTCCCGCGGGCGAGCGGCGTGGACGACCGCCCCCTCAAAGGCGCCGTCCCCTTCGTCTCGCCGCCCTCCCTGCGGGTCGAGATCGACCTCCCGAACCGAGGCACCGTCGCCGGCATGGGCGTGCCGGCCGGCATCACCCTCATCGTCGGCGGCGGCTTCCACGGCAAGTCCACCCTGCTCCGTGCGATCGAACGGGGCGTCTACACCCACGTCCCCGGCGACGGCCGGGAGTACGTCGTCGCCGACCCCACCGCCGTGAAGATCCGCGCCGAAGACGGCCGCCGGGTGGAGCAGGTCGACATCTCGCCCTTCATCGCCGACCTCCCCGACGGCCGGGACACCCGCGCCTTCTCCACCGAGAACGCGAGCGGGAGCACCTCGCAGGCGGCCAACATCATGGAAGCCCTGGAGAGCGGCACCCGCCTCCTCCTCATCGACGAGGACACCGCGGCCACGAATATGATGATCCGGGACCGACGGATGCAGGAACTCGTCGCCGACGACCAGGAACCGATCACGCCCTTCATCGACCGGGCACGGGCGCTGTACCGCGACCTCGGCGTCTCGACCGTGCTCGTCATCGGCGGCTCGGGCGACTACTTCGACATCGCCGACACCGTCGTCTGCATGCAGGCCTACCGCTCCGAAGACGCCACCGCACGGGCGCAGGCGATCGCCGCACGCTACGCCTCGGAACGGTTCACTTCACCAAAAGACGGGTTTGGCACCTTCATGCGGCGGGTGCCCGAGGCGCGGAGCATCGACGCGAGCAAAGGCAGACGGGAGGCAAAAGTGGCGGCCGACGGTGTCCGCGGCATCAGGTTCGGCGTCCACGAGGTCGACCTCTCGGCCGTGGCGCAGGTCGTCGACCCGGCCCAGACGGCGGCCATCGCCCATGGCATGCTCAGGGCAAAGCGCCAGATGAACGGGCGTTCGACCCTTGCCGAGGTGGTCAGGGCCGTCGCCGCCGAGGTCGAAGAGAACGGCCTCGACGCCCTCACCTCACACCCGGTCGGCGGACTTGCGGCGTTCAGGCCCTTCGAACTTGCCGCGGCGCTCAACCGCCTCAGGGCCTTCAGGGCCGGGCAGACCCGGTAG
- a CDS encoding YkgJ family cysteine cluster protein has protein sequence MPFTCIQCGECCSHLGDVHVVTEACGDGRFVMLNRYTGEEHAVRIDPDKLHLFPDRSISERWPQACPFLRDDPAQNRICCIIHLTRPEICREYACWRLLILNARGRRVGRVMERRHLATDDPGLAAFWERSIRTIREDDDAGWDERAIEALTQAGYRVRR, from the coding sequence ATGCCGTTCACGTGCATCCAGTGCGGGGAGTGCTGCAGCCACCTGGGCGACGTCCACGTCGTGACCGAGGCGTGCGGCGACGGACGTTTTGTGATGCTCAACCGCTACACCGGGGAGGAGCACGCCGTCAGGATCGATCCCGACAAACTCCATCTCTTCCCCGACCGCAGCATCTCCGAGCGCTGGCCGCAGGCCTGCCCCTTCCTCAGAGACGATCCTGCGCAGAACCGGATCTGCTGCATCATCCACCTCACGAGGCCCGAGATCTGCCGGGAGTACGCCTGCTGGCGTCTGCTCATCCTGAACGCGAGAGGGAGACGGGTGGGCCGAGTGATGGAGCGCCGGCACCTCGCGACCGACGACCCCGGCCTCGCAGCGTTCTGGGAGAGATCGATCAGGACGATCCGAGAGGACGACGATGCCGGGTGGGACGAGCGGGCGATCGAGGCGCTGACGCAGGCGGGGTATCGGGTCAGGCGGTAG
- a CDS encoding queuosine precursor transporter — translation MSNDIMDFPIVWLYWILSLTIVTYASAYIIRHHREYGYPALVGFYVVYLAASQVLAARFIEFDLGIAVFFAPAGVFIYPFLSQAIDMINEVYGEHKTHIAIGIAFLTQVLLVAFIVMTNTLTPAPFFAYEDMWQDVFAQSLRIILASWVTFLVAQNIDAWIFARLKERYPDRVLLRSVSSDLFSLTVDSVIFVTIAFAGVAPLVPLIIGQIVAKNVIGFLDTPWFWWYKRYLEK, via the coding sequence ATGTCTAACGACATCATGGACTTCCCCATCGTCTGGCTCTACTGGATCCTCAGCCTCACCATCGTCACCTACGCCTCGGCGTACATCATCAGGCACCACCGTGAGTACGGCTACCCCGCCCTGGTCGGGTTCTATGTCGTCTACCTCGCCGCCTCCCAGGTGCTTGCCGCACGATTCATCGAGTTCGACCTGGGCATCGCCGTCTTCTTCGCGCCGGCCGGGGTGTTCATCTACCCCTTCCTCTCGCAGGCCATCGACATGATCAACGAGGTCTACGGCGAGCACAAAACCCACATCGCCATCGGGATCGCCTTCCTCACGCAGGTGCTCCTCGTCGCCTTCATCGTGATGACCAACACCCTCACGCCGGCGCCCTTTTTCGCCTACGAAGATATGTGGCAGGACGTCTTTGCCCAGAGCCTCAGGATCATCCTCGCCTCCTGGGTCACCTTCCTGGTCGCCCAGAACATCGACGCCTGGATCTTCGCGAGGCTCAAGGAGCGTTACCCCGACCGCGTCCTCCTCAGGAGCGTCTCCAGCGACCTCTTCAGCCTCACGGTAGACAGCGTCATCTTCGTCACCATCGCCTTCGCTGGGGTCGCTCCCCTCGTCCCGCTCATCATCGGTCAGATCGTGGCGAAGAACGTCATCGGCTTCCTGGATACGCCGTGGTTCTGGTGGTATAAGAGATATTTAGAAAAATAG
- a CDS encoding 4Fe-4S binding protein, which produces MRRIRRAQKQSVISLDTNPENPRTIADDDFIRDLELTLTGMGFSEIGYARVCEDEIFKQKGILYTNAIVITAPMDRAKIDTVPSIDGSDTFFASYAMLGEIVNRVADHLRAHGFGAQADPALGGKVSFPNLAENAKIGLRGRHGLLISPQNGPCQRIAAVYTSITNLPVRSENPHLWIREFCMTCGECARHCPGGAIDPGSKRRRPFIDAKKCHPYFEEHHGCGVCIRVCPFHLQGYETIRAMVKERQDSAVME; this is translated from the coding sequence ATGAGACGGATCAGAAGGGCCCAGAAGCAGAGCGTCATCTCACTGGACACGAATCCTGAAAACCCCCGGACGATTGCCGATGACGACTTTATCCGGGATCTCGAACTCACCCTGACCGGGATGGGCTTCTCGGAGATCGGCTATGCGAGGGTTTGCGAAGATGAGATCTTCAAACAGAAAGGGATCCTCTATACAAACGCCATCGTGATCACCGCCCCGATGGACAGAGCGAAGATCGATACTGTTCCGAGCATTGATGGTTCGGACACATTTTTTGCATCCTATGCCATGCTCGGGGAGATCGTGAACCGGGTCGCCGATCATCTACGGGCACACGGGTTTGGAGCCCAGGCAGATCCCGCACTGGGCGGGAAAGTGTCGTTCCCGAACCTCGCGGAGAACGCGAAGATCGGTCTTCGCGGGAGGCACGGGCTTCTGATATCGCCACAGAACGGGCCGTGCCAGAGAATTGCGGCAGTCTATACGAGCATCACGAACCTGCCGGTCCGTTCTGAGAACCCGCATCTATGGATCCGTGAGTTCTGCATGACGTGTGGGGAATGCGCCAGACATTGTCCGGGAGGGGCGATCGATCCGGGTTCGAAGAGACGCCGCCCCTTTATCGACGCGAAGAAATGCCACCCGTACTTCGAGGAGCACCATGGCTGCGGGGTGTGCATACGGGTCTGCCCGTTCCACCTGCAGGGGTATGAGACGATCCGTGCAATGGTAAAAGAACGACAAGATTCTGCCGTCATGGAATGA
- a CDS encoding DUF5400 family protein, translating into METIYQVLALAVLASSMVTGFIIFRMLGMKLALHFGALMLALVATLAALATGIPALALAAAALQVLATVTAFTQVWATFKYSFQTSPGFAPHLAMVTMLPVLAAASVLL; encoded by the coding sequence ATGGAAACGATCTATCAGGTGCTCGCCCTTGCGGTCCTCGCAAGCAGCATGGTGACCGGGTTCATTATCTTCAGGATGCTCGGAATGAAACTCGCTCTCCACTTCGGGGCGCTGATGCTCGCCCTCGTCGCCACCCTGGCCGCCCTTGCGACCGGCATCCCGGCGCTTGCCCTGGCCGCCGCCGCCCTCCAGGTGCTGGCGACGGTCACGGCCTTCACCCAGGTCTGGGCCACGTTCAAGTATTCCTTCCAGACCTCGCCGGGTTTCGCGCCGCACCTCGCCATGGTGACGATGCTCCCGGTGCTCGCGGCGGCCTCGGTGCTGCTGTGA
- a CDS encoding SDR family NAD(P)-dependent oxidoreductase, which produces MDEYYTGKIAIVTGANSGIGYAVSEELLKRGATVYMAGRNPEKIARAAEQLSAYGERVRTLVMDVTKQEQVQKGIEETAAEAGRLDFLFNNAGVGGTLPFEQVTLEDWKTIIDTNLWSVIYGVHFAVPIMLRQGSGHVVNTSSIAGIIPPPFQALYSLTKYGVTGMTECLKYEFAEKGLHFSTICPANIATAIFNKSIDGKTHGELRIPDDAYPVEKAAAFILDRVAEQKGIIIVPEDPNTDVWKGYVLGDREVEERLFQMARDRREAFEKGGTYF; this is translated from the coding sequence ATGGATGAGTATTACACAGGTAAGATCGCGATCGTCACCGGCGCAAACTCCGGGATCGGGTATGCGGTGAGCGAGGAACTGCTGAAGAGGGGGGCGACCGTCTACATGGCCGGGCGCAACCCGGAAAAGATCGCACGAGCCGCAGAACAACTCTCCGCGTACGGGGAGCGCGTCCGCACGCTCGTCATGGACGTGACAAAGCAGGAACAGGTGCAGAAGGGTATTGAAGAGACGGCGGCGGAGGCCGGCAGACTGGACTTCCTCTTCAACAATGCAGGGGTGGGCGGCACCCTTCCGTTCGAGCAGGTCACCCTGGAGGACTGGAAGACGATCATCGATACCAATCTCTGGAGCGTCATCTACGGCGTCCATTTCGCGGTGCCGATCATGCTCAGGCAGGGGTCGGGCCATGTCGTGAACACCAGTTCGATTGCAGGCATCATCCCGCCTCCGTTCCAGGCGCTCTACTCTCTCACGAAGTACGGGGTGACCGGCATGACCGAGTGCCTGAAGTACGAGTTTGCAGAGAAAGGGCTCCACTTCTCGACCATCTGTCCGGCCAATATCGCGACCGCGATCTTCAACAAGAGCATCGACGGCAAAACCCACGGCGAACTGCGGATCCCGGACGACGCCTATCCTGTGGAGAAAGCGGCGGCTTTCATCCTGGACCGGGTCGCGGAGCAGAAGGGGATCATCATCGTGCCCGAGGACCCGAATACCGATGTCTGGAAGGGGTATGTCCTCGGCGACCGCGAGGTGGAAGAGCGGTTGTTCCAGATGGCGCGTGACCGTCGGGAGGCGTTCGAGAAGGGGGGGACGTATTTCTGA
- a CDS encoding acetoacetate decarboxylase family protein, protein MFQPRSDFTYLMPVHFGGGKFDPGTIVTQRSTALTLSYETERDLLEQYIPEGFELLAPEVQVSFSKFTEINWMQGGQYNLINVAAPVRFHGEKDQLDGAYTLVVWENKTAPILGGREQTGIPKIYADIEDLHIVRPHYATTVSYEGNTFLTLDFEAAGAITGGDLDAVKTQMASMNTLGWRYIPKVGAPGAELSQFVLYPQGVEVESAQAGVGSLRWTELTPMQNPVQYYIVNSLAALPVKRVTQAVLTEGKAVLHAMGARVIE, encoded by the coding sequence ATGTTCCAACCGCGGAGTGACTTCACGTACCTGATGCCGGTCCATTTTGGGGGCGGCAAGTTTGATCCCGGGACGATCGTCACGCAACGATCGACGGCCCTGACGCTCAGTTATGAGACCGAGAGAGATCTTCTCGAACAGTACATCCCTGAAGGGTTTGAACTCCTGGCCCCTGAGGTGCAGGTGAGTTTCAGCAAATTCACCGAGATCAACTGGATGCAGGGCGGCCAGTACAACCTGATCAATGTGGCGGCGCCGGTCAGGTTCCACGGCGAGAAGGACCAGCTGGACGGTGCGTACACCCTGGTGGTCTGGGAGAACAAGACCGCCCCCATCCTCGGAGGGCGGGAGCAGACGGGTATTCCAAAAATTTATGCAGATATCGAGGACCTGCACATCGTCCGGCCCCATTATGCCACGACGGTCAGCTACGAGGGGAACACCTTCCTCACCCTGGACTTCGAGGCTGCGGGAGCGATCACCGGGGGGGACCTGGACGCCGTGAAAACTCAGATGGCGTCCATGAACACCCTGGGGTGGCGGTATATCCCGAAGGTGGGGGCGCCGGGCGCGGAGTTGAGCCAGTTCGTCCTCTACCCGCAGGGCGTGGAGGTGGAATCGGCACAGGCGGGCGTTGGCAGTCTCCGGTGGACCGAACTGACCCCGATGCAGAACCCTGTCCAGTACTACATCGTCAACAGCCTTGCCGCCCTCCCGGTCAAAAGGGTGACGCAGGCGGTACTGACCGAGGGAAAGGCCGTCCTGCACGCGATGGGTGCGAGGGTCATCGAATGA
- a CDS encoding GAF domain-containing protein, producing the protein METYSDTEQVILSYLRSHRPEECMLDKISRGTGKSRATVLKYLGILHARGLLEYTFVGRSKLWMVKEGAAAGEQAAPEAAPAEEEADLAALAFALYEVRRQEADLADRLALPETIVLTVTDDLRVLAANRLFASLFPEAGSLRDLLRPTDETRVDGALQSVRAGRAATVELDLREKAGVYRPYAVTLVPPPATGPAGCVAVIGEDLSSRRRTKRDLEALLYIIRSVGTAPDEEHLLEGTMTGIREKLAPYLGAAVFTPGGHPAYATFEPSADRLAAVTPLVRESMENLETATAGPLALPGIEGEVKSALAVPIIEEEEATGAVLLLLGSAASATLVESLEIVADELASALKMQRLDRERSEYVNTLLALNRLSGILNDAQDEASMLERSIEAVMGALGFEMGCVYLLDEADEMVPRVQRNMPESLRQMCLSGVFDALFERAFAEQKVVYITPETPAYAALDEAVRAQGVKTVLIMPIKIGGEVVGLLNMGSGREKRYMRTSLENLSSIGLQLGLALERSRLARELAARG; encoded by the coding sequence ATGGAGACGTACTCAGATACCGAGCAGGTGATCCTCTCCTACCTCAGGTCGCACCGGCCTGAGGAGTGCATGCTCGACAAGATCTCCAGGGGGACCGGGAAGAGCAGGGCCACGGTCCTGAAATATCTCGGCATCCTCCATGCGAGGGGGCTCCTGGAGTACACCTTTGTCGGCCGCAGCAAACTCTGGATGGTGAAGGAGGGAGCGGCAGCGGGGGAGCAGGCGGCACCTGAAGCGGCGCCTGCCGAAGAGGAGGCCGACCTCGCGGCCCTGGCCTTCGCCCTCTACGAGGTCAGGCGGCAGGAGGCCGACCTCGCCGACCGGCTCGCCCTCCCGGAAACGATCGTCCTGACCGTCACCGACGACCTCAGGGTGCTGGCCGCAAACCGTCTCTTCGCCTCCCTCTTTCCTGAGGCCGGGAGCCTGCGCGACCTCCTCCGCCCGACCGACGAGACGAGAGTGGACGGGGCGCTCCAGTCGGTGAGAGCGGGCCGGGCCGCCACCGTCGAACTCGACCTCAGGGAGAAGGCCGGGGTCTACCGCCCCTATGCCGTCACCCTCGTCCCCCCGCCCGCCACCGGCCCGGCCGGGTGCGTGGCCGTCATCGGGGAAGATCTTTCGAGTCGGCGGCGGACGAAGCGGGACCTGGAGGCGCTGCTGTATATCATCAGGAGCGTGGGGACCGCACCGGACGAGGAGCACCTTCTTGAGGGGACGATGACGGGCATCAGGGAGAAACTGGCCCCGTACCTCGGTGCAGCGGTCTTCACGCCCGGCGGGCACCCGGCCTACGCCACCTTCGAGCCTTCCGCCGACCGCCTGGCCGCCGTCACTCCGCTGGTGAGGGAGAGCATGGAAAATCTCGAGACCGCGACCGCCGGGCCGCTCGCCCTCCCCGGCATCGAGGGGGAGGTAAAATCCGCCCTTGCCGTCCCGATCATCGAGGAGGAGGAGGCGACCGGCGCCGTCCTCCTGCTCCTCGGTTCAGCGGCGAGCGCGACGCTGGTCGAGAGCCTGGAGATCGTCGCCGACGAACTGGCGAGCGCCCTGAAGATGCAGCGCCTCGACCGGGAGCGGAGCGAGTATGTCAACACGCTCCTGGCCCTCAACCGCCTCTCCGGGATCCTCAACGACGCACAGGACGAGGCGTCGATGCTGGAGCGTTCCATCGAGGCAGTGATGGGGGCGCTCGGGTTCGAGATGGGCTGTGTCTACCTCCTCGACGAGGCCGACGAGATGGTGCCGCGGGTGCAGCGCAACATGCCCGAGAGCCTGCGGCAGATGTGTCTCTCCGGCGTCTTCGATGCCCTCTTCGAGCGGGCGTTTGCCGAGCAGAAGGTCGTGTACATCACCCCCGAGACTCCGGCCTATGCCGCGCTCGACGAGGCCGTCAGGGCGCAGGGGGTGAAGACGGTTCTCATCATGCCGATCAAGATCGGCGGCGAGGTGGTGGGGCTGCTGAATATGGGGAGCGGCAGAGAGAAGCGCTATATGCGCACCAGTCTGGAGAACCTCTCCTCCATCGGGCTCCAGCTGGGGCTGGCTCTGGAACGTTCGAGGCTGGCGCGGGAGCTGGCGGCGCGGGGGTGA
- a CDS encoding DUF308 domain-containing protein, which produces MSDLSLEVVIILIFGIFMLLFGLLLFWIHTGDLPYAPDSTYGLFLVIVSFQVITMGKTPFGDLRRSWAVVILGICTAIIGMVACFIPGTLSVLVRVLVGVMLSLGGTALLLQLFLPEERARTWMKISGVLRHLTVACTLVYLMSVILGLVTLFPGITTDPQTAVLLIIYGIGFFYLSWSLQTVYRVYPPEETPTPG; this is translated from the coding sequence GTGTCCGACCTCTCCCTCGAGGTCGTCATCATCCTGATCTTTGGCATCTTCATGCTCCTCTTCGGCCTGCTCCTCTTTTGGATCCATACCGGCGACCTCCCCTATGCGCCGGACAGCACCTACGGACTCTTCCTCGTCATCGTCTCCTTTCAGGTCATCACGATGGGGAAGACTCCCTTCGGCGACCTCCGGCGGTCCTGGGCGGTCGTTATCCTCGGGATCTGCACGGCGATCATCGGGATGGTCGCCTGTTTCATTCCCGGCACCCTGTCCGTGCTCGTCCGCGTCCTTGTCGGCGTCATGCTCTCTCTCGGCGGGACCGCTCTTCTTCTGCAGTTGTTCCTCCCTGAAGAGAGGGCGAGGACCTGGATGAAGATCTCAGGGGTCTTGCGCCACCTCACCGTCGCCTGCACGCTGGTGTATCTCATGTCGGTCATCCTGGGGCTTGTCACCCTCTTCCCCGGCATCACCACCGATCCGCAGACCGCAGTGCTCCTCATCATCTACGGCATCGGCTTTTTCTATCTCTCGTGGAGTCTTCAGACCGTTTATCGGGTGTACCCCCCTGAGGAGACACCAACGCCCGGATGA
- a CDS encoding DsrE family protein yields MAKTVSALGIKAPNASILADNVVKHLDDPAETVVFLLSPGAEEGMEAVAGKHGYTLEITSAENHTEARMTPAGNIMEEIDVSGDFCPGPVITVGTILATLPVGERLKVTSASADSIADIAAAVESSGSKVVKQGADGEKHYLIAEKAEKQEGTQAVVSRDRVLIAQSNGIGNAERAYATFLFAKAAQSMGKEVTIFLLMDGVSMARQGNAAVVKHPAFDRLDHLMDEVIRGGATVYACEMSAKFRGIGEADLVDGVRLAGAATYIQLLSDPANAVVNF; encoded by the coding sequence ATGGCAAAGACCGTCAGCGCCCTCGGGATCAAAGCCCCGAACGCCTCCATCCTCGCCGACAACGTCGTCAAACATCTGGACGACCCGGCGGAGACCGTCGTCTTCCTCCTCAGCCCGGGCGCCGAGGAGGGGATGGAGGCCGTGGCCGGGAAGCACGGCTACACCCTGGAGATCACATCAGCAGAGAACCACACGGAGGCACGCATGACACCCGCCGGCAATATCATGGAAGAGATCGACGTCAGCGGGGACTTCTGTCCCGGCCCGGTGATCACGGTCGGCACCATCCTCGCCACCCTCCCGGTCGGGGAGAGGCTGAAAGTCACGAGCGCGAGCGCCGACTCGATCGCCGACATCGCCGCCGCCGTCGAGTCGTCGGGCTCGAAGGTCGTGAAGCAGGGCGCCGACGGCGAGAAACACTACCTCATCGCCGAGAAGGCCGAGAAGCAGGAGGGGACCCAGGCCGTCGTGAGCCGCGACCGCGTCCTCATCGCCCAGAGCAACGGAATCGGCAACGCCGAGCGGGCCTACGCAACCTTCCTCTTTGCGAAGGCGGCGCAGAGCATGGGCAAAGAGGTGACGATCTTCCTGCTCATGGACGGCGTGAGCATGGCGCGGCAGGGGAACGCCGCGGTCGTCAAACACCCGGCCTTCGACCGCCTCGACCACCTCATGGACGAGGTGATCCGGGGCGGGGCCACGGTCTATGCCTGCGAGATGAGCGCGAAGTTCAGGGGGATCGGTGAGGCCGACCTCGTGGACGGGGTCAGACTGGCCGGGGCCGCGACCTACATCCAGCTCCTCAGCGACCCCGCGAACGCCGTCGTCAACTTCTGA
- a CDS encoding DUF169 domain-containing protein has product MSYETTATELIELLGLKGSPVAVKLAKTADDVPAGYAKIEKSRHCQFVQDARLKGATGYATAEEHLCKGGAGVMGIGPLPEHLANGSTYHKLGNFKTAEGALETVAAMPKSTEDVYASVYAPLETAAFEPDVVVIVATPGQALRLSQASLHAHGGRVSSDYSGIQSICADAVVAVIQRGVPNMTLGCNGSRKNSGIAEDEVILGIPPAHLGGIVEALRVFKEKWG; this is encoded by the coding sequence ATGTCCTACGAGACGACCGCAACCGAACTCATCGAACTGCTGGGGCTGAAGGGCAGCCCCGTCGCCGTGAAACTTGCGAAGACCGCCGACGACGTGCCGGCAGGCTATGCAAAAATCGAGAAGAGCAGGCACTGCCAGTTTGTCCAGGACGCCAGGCTCAAAGGGGCCACCGGATATGCCACCGCCGAGGAGCACCTGTGCAAGGGCGGCGCCGGCGTCATGGGCATCGGCCCCCTCCCCGAGCACCTGGCCAATGGGAGCACCTACCACAAACTCGGCAACTTCAAGACCGCCGAAGGGGCGCTCGAGACCGTCGCCGCGATGCCGAAGAGCACCGAGGACGTCTACGCCTCGGTCTACGCCCCCCTGGAGACGGCCGCCTTCGAGCCCGACGTGGTCGTCATCGTCGCCACGCCCGGGCAGGCCCTGCGGCTCAGCCAGGCCTCCCTCCACGCCCACGGCGGCCGGGTCTCCAGCGACTACTCGGGGATCCAGTCCATCTGTGCCGACGCCGTCGTCGCCGTCATCCAGCGCGGCGTGCCCAACATGACCCTGGGCTGCAATGGCTCGCGGAAGAACTCCGGGATCGCCGAAGACGAGGTGATCCTCGGCATCCCGCCCGCCCACCTCGGCGGGATCGTCGAGGCCCTGCGAGTCTTCAAGGAGAAGTGGGGGTGA
- a CDS encoding TIGR04083 family peptide-modifying radical SAM enzyme, producing the protein MKSTFHIMLIPTLGCPAHCKYCWSSDEHSPRMSIETIEEVVAWLKDFRDDQVTVTFHGGEPLLAGEAFYREALPLLSDGLSHLNPTFAIQTNLWLLTPGIADLFAEYNIPIGSSIDGPKEICDVQRGEGYYERTMRGYEIAREHGLDVRFICTFTSDSVERKEEIFDFFLENNLTLKLHPALPSLRDSNPDRWTLSPEKYGELLIYLLDQSLEHLGEIEVMNINDLCRGVFTRHGTVCTYADCMGNTFAIGPDGSIYPCYRFVGMPEFVMGNVATHPSREELEASAVWKQMEAFRAYVDEHCKDCAHIKYCRGGCPYNAIAPTGGEVMGVDPHCPAYARIFEEIGGRINKEMFESSPFLEMGGPRSRRSRATKPGVMALIRQIAMR; encoded by the coding sequence ATGAAAAGCACCTTCCACATCATGCTCATCCCCACCCTGGGCTGCCCGGCCCACTGCAAATATTGCTGGAGTTCGGATGAGCACTCTCCCCGGATGAGCATCGAGACGATCGAGGAGGTGGTCGCGTGGCTCAAGGACTTCAGGGACGACCAGGTCACCGTCACCTTCCACGGCGGCGAACCCCTCCTGGCCGGCGAGGCATTTTACCGCGAGGCCCTCCCCCTCCTCTCCGATGGGCTCAGCCACCTCAACCCCACCTTTGCCATCCAGACCAACCTCTGGCTCCTCACCCCCGGCATCGCCGACCTCTTCGCGGAGTACAACATCCCCATCGGCTCCAGCATCGACGGCCCCAAAGAGATCTGCGACGTGCAACGGGGCGAGGGCTACTATGAGCGGACGATGCGGGGCTACGAGATCGCCCGCGAGCACGGCCTCGACGTCCGCTTCATCTGCACCTTCACCTCCGACTCGGTGGAGCGCAAGGAGGAGATCTTCGACTTCTTCCTCGAGAACAACCTGACCCTCAAACTCCACCCGGCCCTCCCGTCGCTGCGCGACTCCAACCCGGACCGCTGGACGCTTTCCCCGGAGAAGTACGGCGAACTCCTCATCTACCTCCTCGACCAGTCCCTCGAACACCTGGGCGAGATCGAAGTGATGAACATCAACGACCTCTGCCGGGGCGTCTTCACCCGCCACGGCACGGTCTGCACCTACGCCGACTGCATGGGCAACACCTTCGCGATCGGGCCGGACGGGAGCATCTACCCGTGTTACCGTTTCGTGGGCATGCCGGAGTTCGTGATGGGCAATGTCGCCACGCACCCGAGCAGGGAGGAACTCGAAGCGTCCGCGGTCTGGAAGCAGATGGAGGCGTTCAGGGCATATGTGGACGAGCACTGCAAGGACTGCGCCCACATCAAATACTGCCGGGGCGGGTGCCCGTACAACGCCATCGCACCGACCGGCGGTGAGGTCATGGGCGTCGACCCGCACTGCCCGGCCTATGCCAGGATCTTCGAGGAGATCGGCGGCCGGATCAACAAGGAGATGTTCGAGTCCTCGCCTTTCTTAGAGATGGGCGGCCCGCGGTCGCGGCGATCACGGGCGACGAAGCCGGGCGTGATGGCGCTGATCCGGCAGATTGCGATGCGGTGA